TCCGCGGCCGTGCCGGTCGCCGCGATGCCGTCGGTGACGCCGGCGATGTTCTGCGAGACCTCGCCGGTGCGCGCAGCAGCCTGCTGGACGTTCTGGGCGATCTCCTGCGTCGCCGTGCCCTGCTGGCCGACGGCCGCCGCGATCGCGGCGGAGATCTCGTCGACTTCCCTGATCGTCGCGCAGATCGACTGGATGCCTTCGACCGCGCCTGATGTCTCGCCCTGAACCGCGGTCACCTGCGCGCCGATCTCTTCCGTCGCCTTCGCGGTCTGGGTCGCGAGCGCCTTCACCTCGGAGGCGACCACGGCAAAGCCGCGGCCGGCTTCGCCCGCGCGCGCCGCCTCGATCGTCGCATTCAGCGCCAGCAGGTTGGTCTGGCCGGCGATGCCGTTGATGAAGGAGACGACGTCGCCGATCTTTTGCGCGGCATCTGCGAGGCTCCGGACGCGCGCATTCGATGCCTGTCCGTCGCTCGCGGCCTTGCCCACCACTTCGGTTGCATGCGCCAGCCGCCGGCTGATCTCGCCCATCGACGAGGACAATTCTTCCGCCGCGGCCGCGACCGTCTGCACGTTCTCCGAGGCGAGCGCGGAAGCCGACGACACTGTGCGGGTCTGCTGCCGCGATTGCTCGACGATGTCAGACATCGAGCGTGCAGTGTGCTCCATCTCGACCGCCGCCGCCGACACCGTGGTAACGACATCGCGGATGCTGGCTTCGAAATTGTCGGCCAGCGCGGCGAAGGCGCGCCGCTTCTCCGTCTCGGATTGTGCCTTGGCCTCGAGCTGACCGGCCTGGAGCTTGCCGAAGTTGACGGCGTTGTCGCGGAACACCGCGACCGCCTTCACCATCGCGCCGACCTCGTCGTTGGCACTGCTCTCGGGAACTATAACGTCGAGCCGGCCATCTGCGAGCTCGCGCATCACATTGGTGATGGAGAGGATCGGCCGCGAGATACTGCGGGCAATGAGATAGCCGGTGATAGCGGCGAGCGCGAGCCCGAGCGCGGCGATGCCGATTGCGAGTATCCAGGCGCGATCGGCCGAGGCCACGTAATCGGCGTTGTCCATGACCAGCTCGACGGCGCCGAGCGGCTTGCCCGAAAAGTCCTTGATCGGCCCGAGCAACGCAGCGACCGGCGTCGTATCCAGCTTCGCTTGCCGCACCGTGAACTCGCCGCCGGCGGCGCGGCCATAGTCGGCCGCGTCGAAGAAGCTCCTGCCCTTCAGCGTGCCACCGAACAGCTTGAAGCCTGCGCCGTCGGCGAGATGGAAGGCGATATCGACATGGCGATTGAGCTTGAAATCGTCGAGAAAGGACTGGCCGAAGGTCAGGCCGAATTCGACCGAGCCCAGATGTTTGCCGGCTTGCGCGATCGGCACCACGCCGCGGATGCCGAGCCCGGCCACGCCGCCTTCGAGGCCGACGACGACCTTGTGCGCCTGATTGGCGTCAACGACGGTCTTGCGGAAGCTCGAGAGGTCGTCACCGAACTTCGCTGGCTGGTGTACGCGCAGGAAGGACGTCGCGGGTGGTGTATGGAACTGGAACTGTTCGACGCCGTATTCCGACTTGGTCGCTGCAAAGACCGGCCCGAACAGCCGCACCAGCGCCTCGCGGTCCTGCCTGGCCATCGCGTCCTGCGTCGCCGGCATGGCCGCCACGACCGTGCTCATGGCGGCGGCACGATGGGATTCTTCCGCGA
The genomic region above belongs to Bradyrhizobium sp. CCBAU 53338 and contains:
- a CDS encoding methyl-accepting chemotaxis protein; the encoded protein is MRTSLGLRMRITVALAVTAAATALIAVLGAMWIIGGIIDRADQRELRSHYDALLSRIAEESHRAAAMSTVVAAMPATQDAMARQDREALVRLFGPVFAATKSEYGVEQFQFHTPPATSFLRVHQPAKFGDDLSSFRKTVVDANQAHKVVVGLEGGVAGLGIRGVVPIAQAGKHLGSVEFGLTFGQSFLDDFKLNRHVDIAFHLADGAGFKLFGGTLKGRSFFDAADYGRAAGGEFTVRQAKLDTTPVAALLGPIKDFSGKPLGAVELVMDNADYVASADRAWILAIGIAALGLALAAITGYLIARSISRPILSITNVMRELADGRLDVIVPESSANDEVGAMVKAVAVFRDNAVNFGKLQAGQLEAKAQSETEKRRAFAALADNFEASIRDVVTTVSAAAVEMEHTARSMSDIVEQSRQQTRTVSSASALASENVQTVAAAAEELSSSMGEISRRLAHATEVVGKAASDGQASNARVRSLADAAQKIGDVVSFINGIAGQTNLLALNATIEAARAGEAGRGFAVVASEVKALATQTAKATEEIGAQVTAVQGETSGAVEGIQSICATIREVDEISAAIAAAVGQQGTATQEIAQNVQQAAARTGEVSQNIAGVTDGIAATGTAAEEVLASAVELSKQSQRLRDEVDRFLAQIRAA